ttgttgcGAATTTAAAGACATTTTGATCTGTGAATTGATTAGATCAATCTTTGAAAATGGCACTTGATGAGATGCCcttgaaataatgttattatactaGTAATCCGTTATATACCtttcgttttaaaattgatatagCTTCATAAAGAGGTAAAACCATTGCTTTAGTGTAATAACTCAAGGAAAATAAGAACACAATTAGAACATGTTGTCATTAGGAAAACATCAGAAATAGACTGGTATTTAAATGACTTTAATGTTTGATAGGTagttaatttgatttataactCAACATTTGCCTTGATGTTTGTGTTTCATGTcaataattcatataaaaatatacttaaggTAAAGATGtgggtataaaattaaattgtccaTACCTCAGTTGCAtataaaatatccaaaattttCGGAACAATTGGAGCATTTGGTTGTTCTTCCATCTCTTGACAGATCACCTCTATATCCCGGAGCTTGCCAAAATAGAAGTCCCTTTCTTTCTCCAAGCCATCAACTGTGGCCTTCAATTCATTTATCTGAGAAAATCatacatgtttataatatttcataattcaaACGAATTTGAAGGattagcataaaatttcattataGTCAATATAAATACCTGGTGATTAAGCTCATCAATGACTTTAGAATCCCCCTTAGCACTTTGATTTATTCTTGATAGATTGACTGGGGGAGACCTTACTGTGCTGTTAGCTTTTCCAactgaaaattatgaaaaatgtgGTTAAAATGTGAAAGTAGACAAACAACACAAATATCTATAAAGGCTTTGTATATTTATAGCAGTTATTTAATCTGATTGTAAATTATGTACATGTAAACATATAACACAGACCAATAAACATAAGCCACATTAAAGTAATTGATCAGGATATAACAAGCAaaatcaagataataatataagtttacataaatatagatgatCTACTACATTGATAATAATTCAAGgaatataaattgaataataaacaaataatatgactGGGTGATGTGAGTCATTTGGCTGTATCAAAAACTGAACAGACTTATGATGAAAAAACAATGATAACATGCTGTGCAAATATGAGTAACTATGTTGTGCATTATATTACTGTGCAGGTGCGGTCGGACTATATGTATAATACTCAATATACACTATGTAcattaatactttaatattactGACGCagatatattcattttataatatataggtGGGACAATTATATtggcacaaataattatttacttatatagtGCAATGGTTCcaatgtttacataaataatcttGTTATCATTTGAGCTCATTAATCTTTGCAACTCAAAAAGCAAAATTATTAACACAAATCAATAAtcataagaaaacaaaatagtacTGGTTTGGGGTCTAGCTGCGACTTTGGCGACGGGCGCCGTCGGTTTCTTgacggcggcgggcgcggccctCGGGGCGCTGGAGCCCCCGTGCCCCATGGGCAGACCCTCTCGCTGCGCCACCGCGTCATATTCCGTGCCTCCATAGTTGGCATCAAAGAATTTCTTGAACCATTGCAAAAACTCAAAGTTATCTTGGAAACGACCCTTCACCAGTCTGTCAATGGGTACTAtctacaaaagaaaaaagtgaaaaggtaaaataaaaagaatcaaCAAAGACTACAAAAGGTGCCGCTACCTGCAGTCTATATCTAAACATGTGTATATTGACCACACTTAGAAACATTGTGATTTGATGTTCTTGTTATGATACTGACAATTTGCAATGCTAACAAGTCACTAGTGATGTTTCTAAATGTGATGAGAAAATGGGGTGCAATATTTGATTCGGCGGATGCATACTGCCAGAATGGTGCAAAGGAGCTGGCCGCCGAGTAGCTGCTCTGGGCGGTGGTGGAGCTGCTCCACACAACGGTACTCCAGAGTCACAAGCCCCAGACCCGATTGTGAAGCCACCGCGCGCATCGAACGCGTCATATTCGCGCCCGTCATAATTTGcatcaaaaaactttttaaaccaCTGTAAAAACTCAAAATTGTCTTGAAATCTCCCCTTTATCAGCTTGTCCACTGGTATTAcctataaattacataatataatagcaGCATAATAGTGAATTTGTCAACATACTCTGTGGATAAACAACTAGAAAGAACATAAGGGGCTGTATTCTATTCTATTACACTATTCAGTCTAAAGTTTGAGTTGTGACATAAATAGTGGTATTTTATTCAAGATGAGCATTTATAAATCATTAGTGTAGCACTACATGTGGTATGGACTATAAAGGGAATATGCATGTTatccttaaataataattacatacagTAGGCAAAGTAGCATAATTTCCTCCTAGTTTTCTAGATACCTTGTACTAGAAATAGCCTTCTAATAAGTTTTAGGACTAACATGTTTAAAGGCTGACTTGTTTCTAATCTTCAGCGTTTACtcattcaaataacaaaaaggTTAATTATGTGATTCCTGGTTAATTAAATTACACAAGAAAACCGATTTTAATACATGCATAAACCCTGTACCTATGAGCTTTGTGTTACTACAcaacttacaatattattggatggtaataaataaacacacaatACATTTGAAAACATTTGGATGAGTTAGTTTAGTCTGTtagtaacaaataacaaaatataacatttaccTTGTCCACTCCCATCTTTTTGAATCCGgcttgtaatattttgaaattctgTATGTACTCATGTTCAAGATTTGTTTTGAACTTGATTCTCTTCATAGGTACACTGCCAGGAAATAGCATGTCCATGAACTGACAATACGCGGCACCTGTACACAGTTCCTCGATCTTCGCAAAGTTCGACTGGAGGCAGTCGTTCACCCACGCCAACATATCGTGTCTTGACAAATTCTCAGAAGTCACGTTCGTTGAATACACGTTCACTGCCATCTTTGCTACTTTGATATCTGCGTCTACAATTTCCAACAACAGAGATATAAGACCGGCTTAAAACCGACAGCAATGCGACTCAGAAAAAAGAAAGCCGATCTAAAAATAGGTCGTGGTATATCCGTGACGATTTCCCGACAACTCGTTGATAGTATACCAAAACACACATTTGAGCACCTGTTAGTTGTGGTATACCCGACCTGactaaagtttaataataaaaaataacagtaaacgTCGCCAACAACGGATGtggtgataataatatgacagaGGCCAGTCGAGACGACTCATCAAAAAAACTGTAGCGCCGCATGATGAAAGTTATCGGTACATCtatgtaatttgaattattattttacacataacgTACCTTTGATAAATAAAGTGTTGGAATTATATATTCTTCAATTTAACGCATAGGAACTAACAAGGTAATCTAACACGTTAAATTTTTGTCCAAAAACGCTCGCCGTGTTCTTTCCGTATTGTCATAGACAAAAATTTTGCATAGACACAactcaaacattttttaaccTTCTACTGCACTATGATTTATACTCTACTTATTGCACCATAGATTTGTTACTAAATTACCTAACAAACAACTAGGtacaacaatttataataacgaCCACTTAAATTTCTTAATTTTGCTTTGTTACTTTACCTATAGTAGATTTTTCATCGCAGAATTTGAGAGTAAGTCTCTAAGATATGtctacttttaaaacatttgcaaTTATTAACTAAATTTTTAACAGATCTAGGCTAGATCCGAAACCTAAAAACCATTGAAAAAGTTCTCTAAAATATGTGATTCAATTTCAGAACGCAATAAGTTCAATCAAACTCACACATACAATCATATCATGAAATGTCATTCAATTGTCAAAGTCattaattgtatttcatttGACGCgactttcaaaattatttagttgTTTGTTGTGATGTGAGGAGAGTTTACGCGTACTCCTAGattattttgtgattaaaacataacaatataaaacgaattaattaaatgtttttataaactcAGTGTTAGAAAGCACTTGCAGGTAACGTAGTTACATGCATTTTGTATGATCGTTCACCctgataatattatttccttttaatcttgtttgtgtatttaataTCTTTGCGTATcggagaaaaataaatatttcgacTAATTACAGTAAAATGGCGCAAGATGAGGAAAGACTTACTGATAGTAACCCCACCGTTAATACGGTTACTATCAGTAATGAATTACCGGCAAAACCGTTCCGGATTACCATGGAACTTCCTTTGTTTCTTGTGATGGCGGGAATGTCTCTATCAGGTAATTAATTCTAACGCATTGCTACTACTTATacactttataatatatttttttatagttagagTCTAATGGCATTGTCTAGCTATGGTCATTGGTCAGTCCTGTGTAAGATTAcataaacaaaagttattttgttttgaatgcCTACTATGTTTAGTATTGATGTCATACAGTTTTTTATGTTACTTGCTGACtcatttttctaacaaaaatggCTATTTGCCAATATAATTATGCTATATTAATGTGTTTCTCAATGTACTTTACTAATACACTTACAAACTTGCTACTGACAAACTAGAGATTTTCATATCTCTCTgttttaatgacattattaacaaaaaaattatgtctatttttcaattgaCATCATGAGTGATCTGTTTGATTTTGTTTTCagtaaaaattatgaaaatgaaacaaCATTTCACACTACTTATGTGGCTATTAAGATTTGTCTTTCTCTACCTAATGTACCTATCAATTACATTCACATCAGCATAATATGTTATGTAACATAACATTGTTGTGTGTTGGTATAATTCATTTTGATATCATTGACTACCCACATTCTGTTAAATTAGctcattatttctaaaataaataactgacaTACTTACATCTAAATTAACCACAAATGATAAGGTTATcaccattatttattacataaaacatgcaaaaaaatacatgctaggttttgcaaaaataataaagtagtagatgcctgtctaataaattaagtagTATGTATATTTTGGTAGCAATTATATACTACTTTTTATTCACATGATTGATCAAAATTAGACATCACCCAAGTTAACATAATGTACtttgtaaaaactttatttgaatgTTATAGGTCAACATCTAGTATATTTAGgaatttaaatgataaataaaataatttaatgtgcATAAATTGCCGCTttgaatgtttataataatttaaataacaattaattataatagtttctTGTTCtccattacattataaatattaaagtcaTTTAACATCTATTTTTGGACCTCATGGTCTATCATTACTGCATTTGCATccttttatattcaattttattaattaaattatgtatgatacaaaaatgttcaatatttgCATCAATTAGCCATGATtatctagtatttttttacaataatataagatTTTGCTTCCTAatgcatattatgtatgtagttgaaataacttttttaaaccaCCTATTTCACCTATTTAATAAAGttcgaaaacaattttatacttaacaaGCTACTTACAaacattagaaaaaataataaaatctccATTGTCATAATAGTTATGTATGTGTGAATCATTCAtataatctatatttttaacgtTAGACATCCTAAAATGTCCTAAATAGTCGGCTTTAACTTAGATACGACTTTGAGCGTCGCGGCACTTCGCTGAGTCATATCAAAATCGGAAATCATGAACTAATTCTCGAATATATTTCTATATCAATGTCAAGATAACTatacaatgtaaatataaatgtaaagtttATGTATTGGATTGATTATCAGTCCTAATTTGACCTAGCAGGTACTTTCTCACGAATTCGGCCTTCGCACCGCTAGTTTATTTAATCGCATACTGTGTGTTTTTTTCGCTATATGTATGATTAGCACtatagtttaataaaatctaaacaTGTAAATAACGCAAAAATATATCGGTCTACTATATCTTTGCCgtaaattcaaaaaaaaaaaatgttaaaagatagatagattttCTAAAGTGCCTAGAGCCTATATTATGAGTTGTAAAgtagtttgtttaaaattatcacAATACGACGAATTTATATCAGTATCAAAAACCATTACACCCAGTTTCAATTTATGACTatgtgtcagataacctatctgctaaataaaaagTGTGAAAGAACTGTCAAAGTTCAATTTCATGATATCTGATAGGTATTTAAAAGTAGTTAAACTGGTCCTAAGATGTGTATCCACTGCGGCAGACTGAGGTTTCTATTTGCCAGAGCGAGCAAAGAAGGCTTTAGTACCGTACTAGTTTTACTCTTCTAATAATTTCCCTTACCATTTTAGGAGCGGCAATTAACAACATAGTATTGTACAGAACATGCGTTCACTCATTGGACCACTCAAGAGAAGAATGCAAAGTGTTCCTTTCTCTTGAAAAGAATAACCAGACAGAGTTGGAAAACGAGGTGCAGAAATATGTGACGACGTTATCCACTGTAAGAAGTGTGATAGAAGCAGTGGTGCCGGCCATACTGTCTCTGTTCATGGGCGTATGGTCTGACACTCATGGGAGGAAGCCGTTGATTGTGTGGCCATTGTTTGGTgagttacattattattagcATAAGTACTTTTATGGATAAGGAAACATCGCGGTTTGAATATGTGCAGATGGGTTTAGTTAATAATCGGATGGGATCTCAAACCCCAGAGCGTATGATTTTATCACTCTCCCAATATACTCGTGTCCCCCACAAAATGTGTCGAGGTCCATCCAATAGAAAGCAAAATCTTGGATTCCCTACTGATCTAGTTAACTTTCGGAAAATGATGCAAAAACCTTGCTCTAGGTTTTTTGAAGAATCGGTTGGTTACCCGGACGGTCAATATAAACCAATTGTTTTAGGAGcgaaataataagtaaatagcaAGTCAttaactttttatcaaaaaatcgCTGCATATGTAATTGATTTTTCATTACCTTGCACCTTGTCAATATGTTAATTATTGCCCATGCTACCCGATCGCCTTGCCGACTTGTCAATGATATCAATACTGTTgctgcaatttattttaatgagctTCCGTAGCCATTAACGTTTGAACTTTTATTGCATCGGAcgttaaactaaataataaggAAAGAGTTATTGCATTTATTGTAATCCCCACAAAACAAAATGGATTTCTGATGACTTTTAATGATCGTCAACCCTTTTCGTCATGCACCGCTGGTCAATTTCGCACCGCGAGACCTTAGTATCAGATATCATTCGTTCTTTAGATGTCTTATATAGCCTTTCTGTATGTTGTCTTATTGCAGCCTGACACCATACGTTCTACCGAAGTATCTACTTACACAGTACGAAGTCTAATCTTATTGAATTAAATCTGATCCAAACTTCATAACAATGTCCATTCGATCTCGTACAGACCGGTACACCAGTTTGCTTTGCCTGCTAATATTCGTGGGTCGACCGACCAGAGGACCTCTAAATTTAGCCTGCATTTCCAGGCATAAAATGTACAGCGTGGGCGGACTTGTGGAAAGGTTTTATTGATTTCCAAATGCTATAAAGTCAGTGACACTAAAAGTAAAACCAGTTTGacctattttttattgatgCAATAAAATCACGATAAACGTGTAACAAATAcctaaataatgatttaaaacgTTGACCCCCtcctaaattaatattttgttattaattgcGGATGATTATGCTGTAGTTTTTTAAGGCAATGCAAAATAAGTCAGgtcgtttataataatatcatgtttCGCTTTTTCGTTTATCAATTTGTTAACATTTGGTTTTTGTTCAAATAAGGTCTTCATTACATTTGCAACACGAAAGGGGACCCCAGTGCAATATGATCGCGTGcagataattttaattgcaacTTGACCCAGTATCCTTACAACTCAAATATGATTCTGCTAAACGAGCTGCAAATTCTTGATGAAACATCATCACTTTTACgagttatattttttaggtaTAACTGTGAGCTCCATGGTGCTAGTCGTCTACTGCCTTATGGACAATTTGGGTCCCTGGTGGTATGTCTTGACCGTCCTGCCTTACTCCCTATGCGGGGGCTTTACGATATTCTTTACAGGCGCATTTTGCTATTTGAGCGACATCACAACTGCTGAAAACAGATCTCTTAGGTAATAAACAGATAGatagaatatttttcttacacGTGCAGATGTTTTTAAGCGTTTTTTGCTTTCAGAATGACTATAATGGAATCGGCCGTGTCAGTAGGCAGCATTGTTGGGTCGTTACTGAGTGCCCACGTTCTGAGGCTCGTGGGAAATACGTGGTTGATCCTGATA
The sequence above is drawn from the Anticarsia gemmatalis isolate Benzon Research Colony breed Stoneville strain chromosome 17, ilAntGemm2 primary, whole genome shotgun sequence genome and encodes:
- the Eb1 gene encoding microtubule-associated protein RP/EB family member 1 isoform X1 encodes the protein MAVNVYSTNVTSENLSRHDMLAWVNDCLQSNFAKIEELCTGAAYCQFMDMLFPGSVPMKRIKFKTNLEHEYIQNFKILQAGFKKMGVDKVIPVDKLIKGRFQDNFEFLQWFKKFFDANYDGREYDAFDARGGFTIGSGACDSGVPLCGAAPPPPRAATRRPAPLHHSGIGKANSTVRSPPVNLSRINQSAKGDSKVIDELNHQINELKATVDGLEKERDFYFGKLRDIEVICQEMEEQPNAPIVPKILDILYATEDGFAPPEEIDGDNPHPPEEDEY
- the Eb1 gene encoding microtubule-associated protein RP/EB family member 1 isoform X2, with the protein product MAVNVYSTNVTSENLSRHDMLAWVNDCLQSNFAKIEELCTGAAYCQFMDMLFPGSVPMKRIKFKTNLEHEYIQNFKILQAGFKKMGVDKIVPIDRLVKGRFQDNFEFLQWFKKFFDANYGGTEYDAVAQREGLPMGHGGSSAPRAAPAAVKKPTAPVAKVAARPQTIGKANSTVRSPPVNLSRINQSAKGDSKVIDELNHQINELKATVDGLEKERDFYFGKLRDIEVICQEMEEQPNAPIVPKILDILYATEDGFAPPEEIDGDNPHPPEEDEY